In Schizosaccharomyces osmophilus chromosome 2, complete sequence, the following proteins share a genomic window:
- the mmd1 gene encoding deoxyhypusine hydroxylase — translation MSSHAVDQKVIDELERVLVNKDGKSELPFRYRALFSLNALSQKGDKRAIDAVYNAFGDESELLKHEMAYVLGQSGLEYAIEPLTKIVEDPHQQVMVRHEAAEALGALGFTKSLPVLETYYKNDPLAPIRETCELAIARIQWKNGLDKNNEKITPSMYDNIVDPAPPMPDTINDVNKEIEKLKSELVDQDLPLFHRYRVMFRLRNIGTKEAIGALVKGFEDPSDLFRHEIAFVFGQMVHPHSVPALIEVLENTQEVDMVRHEAAEALGGIATEECLPVLEKFSKDDVRVVAESCAVALDMMKHEQSNDLEYAYIPKIPS, via the coding sequence ATGTCGTCTCATGCAGTAGATCAAAAAGTGATCGATGAGCTTGAACGTGTTCTTGTCAACAAGGATGGAAAAAGCGAGTTACCTTTTCGCTATCGTGCTTTGTTCAGTTTGAATGCTTTGTCCCAAAAAGGAGACAAACGCGCTATTGATGCCGTGTATAACGCTTTCGGTGATGAATCCGAATTACTGAAGCATGAAATGGCTTATGTTTTGGGACAATCCGGCTTGGAATATGCGATAGAGCCTTTGACAAAAATTGTCGAAGATCCTCACCAGCAAGTCATGGTTCGTCATGAAGCTGCTGAAGCATTGGGTGCTCTTGGCTTTACTAAGAGTTTGCCAGTATTGGAAACCTATTACAAAAACGATCCTTTGGCTCCTATTCGGGAAACTTGTGAATTGGCTATTGCTCGCATTCAATGGAAGAATGGTCTCgacaaaaacaatgaaaaaattactCCAAGCATGTACGACAATATCGTGGATCCTGCTCCTCCTATGCCTGACACTATTAATGATGTGAACAAGGAGATTGAGAAGTTAAAATCCGAGTTGGTTGACCAAGATCTCCCTTTGTTTCATCGTTACCGTGTCATGTTTCGTTTGCGCAACATTGGTACTAAGGAAGCCATTGGTGCTTTAGTCAAAGGATTTGAAGATCCTTCTGATTTGTTCCGTCATGAGATTGCTTTCGTCTTTGGTCAAATGGTGCATCCTCATTCTGTTCCTGCTCTCATTGaggttttggaaaacactCAAGAAGTGGACATGGTTCGACACGAGGCTGCGGAGGCATTGGGTGGAATTGCTACTGAAGAATGTCTTCctgttttggaaaagttttccAAGGATGATGTCCGTGTTGTCGCTGAATCCTGCGCTGTCGCCCTTGATATGATGAAGCATGAACAATCTAATGATTTGGAATATGCTTATATCCCTAAAATTCCTTCATAA